Proteins from a genomic interval of Microbacterium phyllosphaerae:
- a CDS encoding glycosyltransferase family 2 protein: protein MPELNLVETIVVVILLLCVLVGTLPVINTGLQFLALPLHAFRNHYGKAAPHHPRVAVLIPAWNEGLVLGPAIERLMQLEYPADRLKIFVIDDASTDDTPSVVAAKVDAHPGRVVHLRREQGGQGKAHTLNHGLEIVLADEWTEAVLIMDADVIFARDSLRKMSRHLADEKVGAVTAYIAEGSRDRNYLTRFIAIEYVIGQLSARRVQNVGGAIACLAGGAQLHSRANLEAIGGRIPTGTLAEDTMTTFEGQLAGRRMVFEPHAVVLAEEPRTIDSLWKQRLRWARGNVQLTSIYRKLWFRPSRAHNLGSFSFGLAWFTILLLPAFMVLAAAGMLALLVLHSDIADFVFRFMWISAACIYLFSMLYSVQLDPRIGRQSWREALMFPGLGALILMAIALFPWLFESGLQELGLAVTDQTRFLWAVIFYLWGPISMLGIWLARAVEPLPAGRFFAGLLLYVCGYGSLLCAITVDSYIKEWRRADAAWIKTEKIGRVDS from the coding sequence ATGCCCGAGCTGAATCTGGTCGAGACCATAGTCGTCGTCATCCTCTTGCTCTGCGTGCTCGTCGGCACCCTGCCGGTGATCAACACGGGTCTTCAGTTCCTCGCGCTGCCCCTGCACGCGTTCCGCAACCACTACGGCAAGGCGGCGCCGCACCATCCGCGGGTCGCCGTGCTGATCCCCGCCTGGAACGAGGGGCTCGTGCTCGGTCCGGCGATCGAGCGGCTGATGCAGCTCGAGTACCCGGCCGATCGTCTGAAGATCTTCGTGATCGACGATGCGTCGACCGACGACACGCCCTCCGTGGTGGCGGCGAAGGTCGACGCGCATCCGGGTCGGGTCGTGCACCTGCGCCGCGAGCAGGGCGGTCAGGGCAAGGCGCACACGCTCAACCACGGACTCGAGATCGTGCTCGCGGACGAGTGGACCGAGGCCGTGCTGATCATGGATGCCGACGTGATCTTCGCGCGCGACTCGCTGCGCAAGATGAGCAGGCACCTCGCCGACGAGAAGGTCGGCGCGGTCACGGCGTACATCGCCGAGGGCAGTCGCGATCGCAACTACCTGACCCGGTTCATCGCGATCGAGTACGTGATCGGACAGCTGTCCGCGCGTCGCGTGCAGAACGTGGGAGGCGCGATCGCCTGTCTCGCCGGAGGGGCGCAGTTGCACTCGCGGGCCAACCTCGAGGCGATCGGCGGGAGGATCCCGACGGGCACGCTCGCCGAGGACACCATGACCACGTTCGAGGGGCAGCTGGCCGGCCGACGCATGGTCTTCGAACCGCATGCCGTCGTGCTCGCCGAAGAGCCTCGCACGATCGACAGCCTCTGGAAGCAGCGTCTGCGCTGGGCGCGAGGCAATGTGCAGCTGACGTCGATCTATCGGAAGCTGTGGTTCCGACCCAGCCGCGCGCACAACCTGGGAAGCTTCTCCTTCGGACTCGCCTGGTTCACGATCCTGCTCCTGCCGGCCTTCATGGTCCTCGCCGCCGCGGGGATGCTCGCCCTGCTCGTGCTGCACAGCGACATCGCCGATTTCGTGTTCCGTTTCATGTGGATCTCCGCCGCGTGCATCTACCTGTTCTCCATGCTCTACTCGGTGCAGCTGGATCCGCGGATCGGTCGTCAATCGTGGCGTGAGGCACTCATGTTCCCGGGGCTCGGCGCCCTGATCCTGATGGCGATCGCCCTCTTCCCGTGGTTGTTCGAGAGCGGCCTGCAAGAGCTCGGTCTCGCGGTCACGGACCAGACGCGCTTCCTGTGGGCCGTGATCTTCTACCTGTGGGGGCCGATCTCGATGCTCGGGATCTGGCTCGCCCGTGCCGTGGAACCCCTGCCGGCCGGACGCTTCTTCGCCGGGCTCCTCCTCTACGTGTGCGGCTACGGGTCATTGCTCTGCGCCATCACCGTCGATTCGTACATCAAAGAGTGGCGTCGCGCTGACGCCGCATGGATCAAGACCGAGAAGATCGGACGGGTCGACTCATGA
- a CDS encoding ABC-F family ATP-binding cassette domain-containing protein, protein MGYIDVAGVSLTLPDGRPLLDDATFRVGSGSTSALIGPNGAGKTTLLRIIRGEQAADAGVVTIDGGLGVMDQFVGHGEPGQTVHELLVRVAPRRIRQAAEVLESAENALIERDEHDTQMAYATAIAEYADAGGYEHETVWDQCTVAALGVPYDRARFRELTTLSGGEQKRLALEALLRGPDEVLLLDEPDNYLDVPTKRWLEDQLRQTPKTVLLVSHDRELLARAVDRLVTLEPGGAGASAWVHGGGFATCHQARSDRMDRLDELRRRWDEQHEKLRVLVANLKVKASANDGFASRYQAAQTRLRKFEEAGPPEERPPAQEFDMRLRGSRTGKRAVVAERLELTGLMRPFDAEVWYGDRVAVLGSNGSGKSHFLRLLARGGSDPDSTLGHVTSTGEQLAEVAHAGRAILGARVVPGLFAQTHAHPEFVGRTLLEILHRGDERRAGMPRDAASSALDRYGLVRQAQQTFESLSGGQQARFQVLLLELSGATLLLLDEPTDNLDIESAEALEEALVRFEGTVLAVTHDRWFARSFDRFLVFGSDGEVYEADAPVWDERRVARAR, encoded by the coding sequence GTGGGATATATAGATGTAGCCGGGGTCTCACTGACCCTGCCGGACGGCAGGCCGTTGCTGGATGACGCGACGTTCCGCGTCGGATCGGGGTCGACGAGCGCGCTCATCGGCCCCAACGGGGCGGGCAAGACGACGCTGCTCCGCATCATCCGCGGCGAGCAGGCTGCCGATGCCGGAGTCGTGACGATCGACGGTGGACTCGGCGTCATGGACCAGTTCGTCGGGCACGGAGAGCCGGGGCAGACCGTGCACGAGCTGTTGGTGCGTGTCGCCCCTCGGCGCATCAGGCAGGCGGCGGAAGTGCTCGAATCAGCCGAGAACGCGCTGATCGAGCGCGACGAGCACGACACGCAGATGGCGTATGCGACGGCGATCGCCGAGTACGCCGACGCGGGCGGCTACGAGCACGAGACGGTGTGGGACCAGTGCACGGTCGCGGCCCTCGGCGTTCCCTACGACCGGGCGCGCTTCCGCGAGCTGACCACGCTCTCGGGAGGCGAGCAGAAACGCCTCGCTCTGGAAGCGCTGCTGCGCGGCCCCGACGAGGTTCTCCTTCTCGACGAGCCCGACAACTATCTCGACGTGCCGACCAAGCGCTGGCTCGAGGATCAGCTGCGGCAGACGCCGAAGACGGTTCTCCTCGTGTCGCACGACCGCGAGCTCCTGGCGCGCGCGGTCGACCGGCTCGTCACTCTCGAACCGGGCGGGGCCGGGGCGTCGGCATGGGTGCACGGCGGAGGCTTCGCGACGTGCCACCAGGCGCGCAGCGACCGGATGGACCGCCTCGACGAACTGCGTCGGAGGTGGGACGAGCAGCACGAGAAGCTGCGCGTCCTCGTCGCGAATCTCAAGGTCAAGGCGTCGGCGAACGACGGGTTCGCCTCGAGGTATCAGGCGGCCCAGACCCGTCTCCGCAAGTTCGAGGAGGCGGGACCGCCCGAGGAACGACCACCCGCACAGGAGTTCGACATGCGCCTCCGGGGGTCGCGCACCGGCAAGCGGGCCGTCGTCGCGGAGCGGTTGGAGCTCACGGGACTGATGCGGCCCTTCGACGCAGAGGTCTGGTACGGCGACCGCGTCGCCGTACTGGGGTCCAACGGGTCCGGAAAGTCCCACTTCCTGCGCCTGCTGGCCCGCGGCGGAAGCGACCCCGACTCGACACTCGGTCATGTGACCTCGACGGGTGAGCAGCTGGCGGAGGTCGCTCACGCCGGCCGCGCGATCCTCGGTGCCAGAGTCGTCCCCGGGCTGTTCGCGCAGACGCACGCGCACCCGGAGTTCGTGGGGCGCACGCTGCTCGAGATCCTGCACCGCGGTGACGAACGTCGGGCGGGGATGCCGAGGGATGCCGCGAGCTCGGCGCTGGACCGCTACGGGCTCGTGCGGCAGGCGCAGCAGACGTTCGAGTCGCTGTCGGGTGGGCAGCAGGCCCGCTTCCAGGTGCTTCTTCTCGAGCTCTCGGGTGCGACACTGCTGCTGCTCGATGAGCCGACCGACAACCTCGACATCGAGTCGGCCGAGGCTCTCGAAGAGGCACTCGTGCGCTTCGAGGGCACTGTGCTCGCGGTCACGCACGACCGCTGGTTCGCGCGCTCGTTCGACCGATTCCTCGTGTTCGGGTCGGACGGGGAGGTGTACGAGGCGGATGCTCCCGTGTGGGACGAGCGCCGGGTCGCACGCGCCCGCTGA
- a CDS encoding sensor histidine kinase: MTTTNVVQASMERGWRKYFDNPTPLMKQGPTAIAVGIAALLMWAIPGVPVTDAVVAITGILAVAAVTALAGVLSVRGVYDGWVTMLIPIVSIIGIGALRAGTGGATSLFSSLVLLPVIWIAAAPGRRQVFLVGIFTSIALLMPNIIDPPEDSAAWLRGIIGPLVFATVGAIVNELSRLQRLRTSQAEALVAERTAALVANQAMLEKLSASEQQYRALSESFTSLWNSITGQAVIATDNCGTISAWNPGAVRLLGMPVRDALAEVRVDRFFEPNALAQFAPKGAVETEDRLHPGLRALFDEADSGLSVDSHIDVMTTGGSTVPARVTVSPYQDSDGSRHGYLLVITDETRAVEVARMKDEFVGMISHELRTPLSAIIGFLDLLQNDPGQPLTTDQQEFVGIIERNAQRLLNLVGDLLFTAQVESGRFPLERRDADVVELVRNAVESAGPHAQREGIEIIAEVPTAPVHLSVDSGRIGQALDNLLSNALKFTGSGGRVTASVRMHDGGVEFAVRDTGVGIPEDEQGMLFTRFFRASTATQNAVPGVGLGLTITRAIVLAHGGTMDVTSREGVGTEFRMLLPAAARTEAIQVVR, translated from the coding sequence ATGACCACGACGAACGTCGTCCAGGCGTCGATGGAGCGGGGATGGCGTAAGTACTTCGACAATCCCACTCCGCTGATGAAGCAGGGCCCCACGGCGATCGCGGTCGGGATCGCGGCGCTGCTGATGTGGGCGATCCCAGGGGTCCCCGTCACCGACGCGGTCGTCGCGATCACCGGCATCCTCGCGGTCGCGGCGGTCACCGCGCTGGCCGGCGTCCTCTCCGTTCGCGGCGTGTACGACGGCTGGGTGACGATGCTGATCCCGATCGTCAGCATTATCGGGATCGGCGCGCTGCGTGCGGGCACCGGAGGAGCGACGTCGCTCTTCTCCTCGCTCGTGCTGCTTCCGGTGATCTGGATCGCGGCCGCTCCCGGACGCAGACAGGTCTTCCTCGTCGGCATCTTCACGTCGATCGCGCTCCTGATGCCGAACATCATCGATCCGCCGGAGGACTCGGCCGCCTGGCTGCGCGGCATCATCGGTCCTCTCGTGTTCGCCACGGTGGGCGCGATCGTGAACGAGCTGTCCCGGCTCCAGAGGCTGCGCACGTCGCAGGCCGAGGCTCTCGTCGCCGAGCGGACCGCCGCCCTCGTCGCCAATCAGGCGATGCTCGAGAAGCTCAGCGCCAGCGAGCAGCAGTACCGAGCGCTGTCTGAGTCGTTCACGAGTCTGTGGAACTCGATCACCGGTCAGGCGGTCATCGCCACCGACAACTGCGGCACGATCAGCGCATGGAACCCCGGGGCGGTGCGGTTGCTGGGCATGCCCGTGCGCGACGCGCTGGCCGAGGTGCGCGTCGACCGATTCTTCGAACCGAACGCTCTCGCGCAGTTCGCCCCGAAGGGGGCAGTGGAGACTGAGGATCGACTGCACCCCGGATTGCGTGCACTGTTCGACGAGGCCGATTCCGGTCTGTCGGTCGACTCGCACATCGACGTCATGACGACCGGCGGGTCGACGGTCCCGGCGCGGGTCACCGTGTCGCCGTACCAGGATTCCGACGGCTCGCGACACGGGTACCTGCTCGTGATCACCGATGAGACCCGGGCGGTCGAGGTCGCCCGCATGAAGGACGAGTTCGTCGGCATGATCTCGCATGAGCTGCGCACGCCTCTGAGCGCGATCATCGGATTCCTCGATCTGCTCCAGAACGACCCGGGGCAGCCCCTCACGACCGATCAGCAGGAGTTCGTCGGCATCATCGAGCGCAACGCGCAACGACTGCTCAACCTCGTGGGAGACCTCCTCTTCACCGCTCAGGTCGAATCGGGGAGGTTCCCGCTCGAGCGTCGGGACGCCGACGTCGTCGAGCTCGTGCGCAACGCCGTGGAATCCGCCGGACCCCATGCGCAGCGCGAGGGGATCGAGATCATCGCCGAGGTCCCGACGGCTCCTGTGCACCTGTCGGTCGACTCGGGACGGATCGGTCAGGCGCTCGACAACCTGCTCTCGAACGCGCTCAAGTTCACCGGATCAGGGGGGCGGGTCACCGCGAGCGTGCGGATGCATGACGGAGGCGTTGAGTTCGCCGTCCGCGACACGGGTGTCGGCATCCCGGAGGACGAGCAGGGGATGCTGTTCACACGCTTCTTCCGCGCATCGACGGCGACGCAGAACGCGGTGCCCGGGGTGGGGCTCGGGCTCACGATCACCCGCGCGATCGTGCTGGCCCACGGCGGCACGATGGATGTGACGAGCAGGGAGGGCGTCGGCACCGAGTTCCGGATGCTCCTTCCCGCCGCCGCGCGCACCGAGGCCATCCAGGTCGTCCGCTGA
- a CDS encoding FAD-dependent oxidoreductase, with protein MSVDAVEVAVVGGGVMGLATAWELTRRGHRPVVFERFARGHREGASHGATRNFNNAYDEEHYLDLLVRAREGWEALGPVDGEPLLRLHGLVTHGDVDVAAIERRLHERGIHAEILPPTEAASRWSGMRFDGPVLYSRDAGVARASAALEELEKRIVAAGGEVRWQTPVTRIDETDAGVELLLGERRVRADVAVVTVGAWTEKMLPGIGLPRLEVTEETPAHFLPVDGSAWPSFNHYVDTDRYPATVYGMPTPGEGVKVGFHRVGDAVDPDARPHRTTHAEALADYVREWMPGLDPASASPISCTYTSTDDSAFVLDRRGRIVVGAGFSGHGFKFAPGVGATLADLALDPAAHAAAAFRLA; from the coding sequence ATGTCGGTGGATGCCGTGGAAGTCGCCGTCGTCGGAGGCGGCGTGATGGGACTCGCCACAGCCTGGGAACTGACCAGGCGAGGCCACCGACCGGTGGTCTTCGAGCGCTTCGCCCGCGGGCACCGAGAAGGAGCCTCGCACGGTGCGACGCGCAACTTCAACAACGCCTACGACGAGGAGCACTACCTCGACCTCCTCGTCCGCGCACGAGAGGGATGGGAGGCGCTCGGCCCCGTCGACGGCGAGCCGCTGCTTCGTCTGCACGGCCTGGTCACGCACGGCGACGTCGATGTCGCCGCGATCGAACGCCGCCTCCATGAGCGAGGCATCCACGCCGAGATCCTTCCGCCGACCGAAGCCGCATCGCGCTGGTCGGGCATGCGATTCGACGGCCCGGTGCTGTACTCCCGCGACGCCGGCGTCGCCCGGGCATCCGCGGCACTGGAAGAACTCGAGAAGCGCATCGTCGCCGCCGGTGGCGAGGTCCGCTGGCAGACCCCGGTGACACGGATCGACGAGACCGACGCCGGCGTCGAACTGCTCCTCGGCGAGCGCCGCGTGCGCGCCGACGTCGCCGTCGTCACGGTGGGTGCATGGACCGAGAAGATGCTCCCCGGCATCGGGCTTCCCCGGCTCGAGGTCACCGAGGAGACGCCTGCCCACTTCCTGCCCGTGGACGGATCCGCCTGGCCGTCGTTCAACCACTACGTCGACACCGACCGCTATCCGGCGACGGTCTACGGCATGCCGACGCCGGGTGAGGGCGTCAAGGTCGGGTTCCACCGGGTCGGCGATGCCGTCGACCCTGATGCGCGCCCGCACCGGACGACCCATGCCGAGGCGCTGGCCGACTACGTGCGCGAGTGGATGCCGGGCCTCGACCCGGCATCCGCCTCGCCGATCAGCTGCACCTACACCTCGACCGACGACAGCGCCTTCGTGCTCGACCGGCGGGGACGGATCGTGGTGGGAGCGGGCTTCTCGGGGCACGGGTTCAAGTTCGCCCCGGGCGTCGGCGCCACGCTGGCCGATCTCGCGCTCGACCCGGCCGCGCACGCCGCCGCAGCGTTCCGGCTCGCCTGA
- a CDS encoding response regulator transcription factor — protein sequence MSGRPLALVVEDSADQMDLLQRYLDREGFDVFAAIDAESAIAAFPTISPSVAVVDLLLPGITGEECARLVQARFPDCFLIVSSVLDVADYPDADAALPKPIVGADLRRLLRGVAR from the coding sequence ATGAGCGGGCGGCCGCTGGCTCTCGTCGTCGAGGACAGCGCGGATCAGATGGACCTCCTCCAGCGGTACCTGGATCGCGAGGGGTTCGACGTGTTCGCAGCGATCGATGCGGAATCGGCCATCGCGGCGTTCCCGACGATCAGCCCGTCCGTGGCCGTCGTCGACCTCCTGCTTCCCGGAATCACGGGTGAGGAGTGCGCACGCCTCGTGCAGGCGAGATTTCCGGACTGCTTCCTGATCGTGAGTTCTGTGCTCGATGTCGCCGACTATCCGGATGCCGATGCGGCGTTGCCGAAGCCGATCGTCGGAGCGGACCTCCGCCGACTGCTCCGAGGCGTGGCGCGATGA
- a CDS encoding SURF1 family protein gives MLRGRWIGMLVLCLVVAGVFAWLGQWQLERAIETDPPPAGATEQVRPLTDVVEPGAYLPEPLVGQKVETSGTWIPDDFLVVSSRFNDDVEGYWVTGQLRVAERTSIAVAIGWTADRSVADDAVEKLNAGEAEASITGRLISDEGPSAPPKDDPQRMDRMSTAALLSHWHDVDQLDVYRPYLASTTASAGLADISSPAPEEQSPVNWLNIFYAVEWAIFAGFAFYLWYRLAKDAWEREVEEFEDAAAAETA, from the coding sequence ATGCTCCGGGGACGCTGGATCGGGATGCTCGTGCTGTGCCTGGTCGTCGCCGGCGTGTTCGCCTGGCTCGGCCAGTGGCAGTTGGAGCGTGCGATCGAGACCGATCCGCCGCCCGCCGGAGCGACCGAGCAGGTGCGTCCGCTGACCGACGTGGTCGAACCGGGCGCGTATCTGCCCGAGCCGCTCGTCGGACAGAAGGTCGAGACGTCGGGAACCTGGATTCCGGATGACTTCCTCGTGGTGTCCAGCCGGTTCAACGACGATGTCGAAGGCTACTGGGTCACGGGTCAGCTGCGCGTCGCGGAGCGCACCTCGATCGCCGTCGCGATCGGATGGACCGCCGACCGGTCCGTCGCGGATGACGCCGTGGAGAAGCTGAACGCCGGCGAGGCGGAAGCCTCGATCACCGGGCGTCTGATCTCGGACGAAGGGCCGTCGGCGCCGCCCAAGGACGACCCTCAGCGCATGGACCGCATGTCGACCGCCGCCCTGCTGAGCCACTGGCACGACGTCGATCAGCTCGATGTGTACCGGCCGTACCTGGCGTCGACGACGGCATCGGCCGGACTCGCCGACATCTCGTCTCCGGCGCCCGAGGAGCAGTCTCCGGTGAACTGGCTCAACATCTTCTATGCGGTGGAGTGGGCGATCTTCGCCGGGTTCGCGTTCTACCTCTGGTATCGACTCGCGAAGGACGCCTGGGAGCGCGAGGTCGAGGAGTTCGAAGACGCCGCCGCGGCCGAGACCGCCTGA
- a CDS encoding GuaB3 family IMP dehydrogenase-related protein, giving the protein MEIELGRGKRARRAYTFDDIAVVPSRRTRNPEDVSTAWTIDAFGFGIPVLGAPMDSVVSPQTAIMLGQLGGLGVLDLEGLWTRYENPEPLLAEIAGLDESKATARMQQLYAEPIKPALITQRLAEIREAGVTVAGSLTPQRTQEFYDTVAAAGVDLFVIRGTTVSAEHVSSVDEPLNLKKFIYDLDVPVIVGGAATYTAALHLMRTGAAGVLVGFGGGAASTTRATLGIHAPMATAVSDVAAARRDYLDESGGRYVHVIADGGVGTSGDIVKALAMGADAVMLGVALARATDAPGRGFHWGPESHHPKLPRGRRVEVGGIGTLEEILYGPAPVADGTANLIGALRKSMATTGYSDLKEFQRVEVVLAPYEA; this is encoded by the coding sequence ATGGAGATCGAGCTCGGCCGAGGCAAGCGCGCGCGACGCGCGTACACGTTCGACGACATCGCGGTGGTGCCGTCCCGGCGCACGCGCAACCCGGAGGATGTGTCGACCGCCTGGACGATCGACGCCTTCGGTTTCGGCATCCCGGTGCTGGGCGCTCCGATGGATTCCGTCGTGAGCCCGCAGACGGCGATCATGCTGGGGCAGCTCGGCGGTCTGGGCGTGCTCGACCTCGAGGGTCTGTGGACCCGCTACGAGAACCCCGAGCCGCTGCTGGCCGAGATCGCCGGTCTCGATGAGAGCAAGGCGACGGCGCGCATGCAGCAGCTGTACGCCGAGCCGATCAAGCCCGCCCTCATCACGCAGCGCCTCGCCGAGATCCGCGAGGCCGGCGTCACTGTCGCCGGCTCGCTGACTCCGCAGCGCACACAGGAGTTCTACGACACCGTGGCCGCAGCCGGTGTCGACCTGTTCGTCATCCGCGGCACGACGGTCTCGGCAGAGCACGTGTCGAGCGTCGACGAGCCGCTGAACCTCAAGAAGTTCATCTACGACCTCGACGTGCCGGTGATCGTCGGCGGCGCAGCCACCTACACGGCCGCGCTGCACCTGATGCGCACCGGTGCCGCCGGCGTGCTCGTCGGCTTCGGTGGGGGAGCGGCATCGACCACCCGTGCCACGCTCGGCATCCACGCTCCGATGGCGACGGCCGTCTCCGACGTCGCGGCTGCGCGTCGCGACTACCTCGACGAGTCCGGCGGACGCTACGTGCACGTCATCGCCGACGGTGGGGTCGGCACGTCCGGCGACATCGTCAAGGCGCTCGCGATGGGTGCTGACGCCGTCATGCTCGGCGTCGCGCTCGCCCGCGCCACCGACGCGCCCGGCCGCGGATTCCACTGGGGCCCCGAGTCCCACCACCCGAAGCTCCCGCGCGGTCGTCGCGTCGAGGTCGGCGGCATCGGCACCCTCGAGGAGATCCTCTACGGTCCGGCTCCCGTCGCCGACGGCACGGCGAACCTCATCGGGGCGCTGCGCAAGTCGATGGCCACCACCGGATACTCCGATCTCAAGGAGTTCCAGCGGGTCGAGGTCGTGCTCGCACCCTACGAGGCCTGA